A genomic segment from Methanolobus zinderi encodes:
- a CDS encoding cation:proton antiporter: MISMFTLAIIIMVLAIIPCIYRIIKGPTIPDRVIALDAMTTVIVVMLGVYSFDQGSVFFMDVALVLSIIAFVGTVTIAKYLDEGVVL, encoded by the coding sequence ATGATCTCAATGTTTACCCTAGCAATAATTATAATGGTGCTCGCCATAATCCCATGCATATACAGGATAATAAAGGGACCCACAATACCCGACAGAGTGATAGCACTCGATGCCATGACAACTGTAATAGTTGTGATGCTGGGTGTATATTCTTTTGACCAGGGTTCTGTATTCTTCATGGACGTGGCACTGGTACTTTCCATCATTGCATTTGTCGGAACCGTTACAATAGCCAAATATCTCGATGAAGGAGTGGTTCTGTGA
- the mnhG gene encoding monovalent cation/H(+) antiporter subunit G, with protein sequence MSLIETALDLLSNAFLLIGLFFVFLGMLGLVRLPDVYNRLHTTTKIGTLGAFGVMLSLLLKVGFSPIGVKAITVGLFLLLTAPIAAHMISRAAHRHGVGLCEESVIDEYGKVYTRDRKEQE encoded by the coding sequence GTGAGCCTAATAGAAACAGCACTTGACCTGTTGAGCAATGCCTTTCTTCTCATAGGACTCTTTTTTGTGTTCCTTGGTATGCTCGGGCTTGTGAGGCTGCCAGATGTATACAACCGTCTGCACACCACAACAAAGATAGGTACTCTGGGCGCATTCGGTGTTATGCTCAGTCTCCTGCTGAAGGTAGGGTTTTCCCCGATAGGGGTCAAAGCCATAACAGTGGGTCTTTTCCTCTTGCTCACAGCCCCCATAGCAGCTCACATGATAAGTCGCGCAGCCCACCGGCATGGCGTTGGCCTTTGTGAAGAGTCGGTCATAGACGAATACGGCAAGGTCTACACACGGGATAGAAAAGAGCAGGAATAG